The genome window TACAATATTCGTTACTTTGCAAACGTTTTACAAAGATAATAAAAGGTTGGTTAAGTAATGGAAAATAAAAACTATAAGTATAATTCTGTGAAATTTTTGATGAGTTGGGCGAAGAAAAGAGTCCAAAAAACTCCTAAAACAGCATTATACGTATTACTATTTTTATGTCTATCGACAATATCTGCTGGAATGATAGGATATCATTTTAATGATTCTGAATACGCATCGAGAGCAGGAAAATTCAAAGACGACAAAAGCAAATTATTGGCTGAGTTGGAAAGAATGGAAAATGAAAATCAGCAATTACATAAAAAATTCAAAGAAGTTGAAGAGGCTTTGACAGAAATCGAAGAAAAAGATCGCAATATTTATCGTACAATTTATGATATGCGTGTAAATGAAAACATCGATTCTGTAAATAAAGAAATTGATAATTATACAGCAGAAGATATTGAGAAATTAATCGATAAAATTGAAATTGAATCAAAATCGTTGGACGAAGTGTTTCGTTCGGCTGGTGTAAAAGATGCGAATTTATCATCAATGCCAGTTCTAAAACCTGTTGCAGATAAATATGTAAGCAGATTAGCTTCTGGTTATGGATCTCGTTTTCACCCGATTTTGAAAGTGAATAAAATGCACAAAGGTTTAGATTTTGCTGCTTCTACAGGAACACCAATTTATGCAACTGGAGATGGTTCTGTAAAAGTTTCTGAATTTAATTCGGGTTACGGAAATATGGTGGTTTTGAAACACGGAAATGGTTACGAAAGTTTGTATGCTCACATGTCTCGTGCTAAAGTTCGTAGCGG of Empedobacter falsenii contains these proteins:
- a CDS encoding M23 family metallopeptidase; its protein translation is MENKNYKYNSVKFLMSWAKKRVQKTPKTALYVLLFLCLSTISAGMIGYHFNDSEYASRAGKFKDDKSKLLAELERMENENQQLHKKFKEVEEALTEIEEKDRNIYRTIYDMRVNENIDSVNKEIDNYTAEDIEKLIDKIEIESKSLDEVFRSAGVKDANLSSMPVLKPVADKYVSRLASGYGSRFHPILKVNKMHKGLDFAASTGTPIYATGDGSVKVSEFNSGYGNMVVLKHGNGYESLYAHMSRAKVRSGQKVKRGDVIGYVGTTGLSTGAHLHYEIHKNGEPVDPIMYFYNDVDPDDFIKIYQNSKKLSLSLD